A portion of the Vulpes vulpes isolate BD-2025 chromosome 5, VulVul3, whole genome shotgun sequence genome contains these proteins:
- the DNAJC4 gene encoding dnaJ homolog subfamily C member 4 isoform X1, whose amino-acid sequence MDRRLPVAMLSLCLCRFWPRSPSTRLFSAATRQRSGPRNYYELLGVHPGASTEEVKRAFFSKSKELHPDRDPGNPALHSRFVELSEAYQVLSHEHSRRRYDHQLSSTTPPKSPGTTVHPRAAHQAHSSSWAPPNAQYWAQFHGVRPQGPESRQQQHRHNQRVLGYCLLIMLAGMGLHYVAFRKLEQMHRSFMDEKDRIITAIYNDTRARARANRAKLQEQLQRQRLQPPPGGPGIMPPGTGTRP is encoded by the exons ATGGACCG CCGCCTGCCAGTCGCCATGCTGTCCCTGTGCCTGTGCCGGTTCTGGCCCCGCAGCCCTTCCACCCGGCTCTTCTCGGCGGCCACCAGGCAGCG GTCTGGCCCCAGGAACTACTACGAACTGTTAGGGGTGCATCCTGGTGCCAGCACTGAAGAAGTTAAACGAGCTTTCTTCTCCAAGTCCAAAGAG CTGCACCCTGATCGGGACCCTGGGAACCCAGCCCTGCACAGCCGCTTTGTGGAGCTGAGTGAAGCGTACCAAGTGCTCAGCCATGAGCACAGCCGCCGCCGCTATGATCACCAGCTCAGCTCCACAACTCCTCCAAAGTCTCCAGGAACCACAGTCCATCCCAGGGCTGCTCATCAAGCACACAG cAGCTCCTGGGCACCCCCCAATGCACAATACTGGGCCCAGTTTCATGGTGTGAGGCCTCAGGGACCAGAGTCGAGGCAGCAGCAGCACAGACACAACCAGCGGGTGCTGGGATACTGCCTCCTGATCATGTTGGCAGGCATGGGCCTGCACTATGTTGCCTTCAG GAAGCTGGAGCAGATGCACCGGAGCTTCATGGATGAAAAGGATCGGATAATCACAGCCATCTACAATGACACACGGGCCCGGGCCAG GGCCAACAGAGCCAAGCTCCAGGAGCAACTGCAGAGGCAGCGGCTGCAGCCACCACCTGGAGGCCCAGGGATCATGCCTCCGGGCACAGGCACCCGCCCGTGA
- the TRPT1 gene encoding tRNA 2'-phosphotransferase 1 isoform X2: MRGSLTVPTYHCSPQVLAMSSLGGRRQETTGPRSRRAHRPREEDRDVQLSKALSYALRHGALKLGLPMRADGFVPLDTLLQLPQFHSFSAEDVQRVVDTNRKQRFALQPGDPSTGPLIRANQGHSLQVPELELMPLETPQALPPMLVHGTFWQHWPSILLKGLSCRGRTHIHLAPGLPGDPGVISGMRPNCEVAVLIDGPLALADGIPFFRSANGVILTPGNADGFLLPKYFKEALQLRPSRENHHLTPIRGA, from the exons ATGAGAGGGTCCTTAACAGTCCCCACCTATCACTGTTCCCCTCAGGTCTTAGCCATGAGCTCCCttggaggaaggaggcaggaaaccACAGGACCCAGGAGTAGAAGGGCTCACAGGCCCCGGGAAGAG GACCGAGATGTACAGCTGTCCAAGGCTTTGTCCTATGCCCTGCGTCACGGGGCTCTGAAGCTGGGGCTTCCCATGAGGGCTG ATGGCTTCGTGCCCCTGGACACCCTCCTGCAGCTGCCCCAGTTCCACAGCTTCTCTGCTGAAGATGTGCAGCGCGTGGTGGATACCAACCGGAAGCAGCGGTTTGCCCTGCAGCCAGGGGACCCCAGCACTGGCCCTCTCATCCGGGCGAATCAGGGTCACTCCCTGCAG GTACCGGAGTTGGAGCTGATGCCCCTGGAGACCCCACAGGCCTTGCCTCCCATGCTTGTCCATGGCACATTCTGGCAGCACTGGCCATCCATCCTGCTCAAGGGTCTGTCCTGCCGGGGAAGGACACATATTCACCTGGCCCCAGGActtcctggggatcctggggtcatCAGTG GCATGCGACCAAATTGTGAAGTGGCTGTGTTGATTGATGGGCCCCTGGCCCTGGCAG ATGGAATCCCCTTCTTCCGCTCTGCCAATGGAGTGATCCTGACTCCAGGGAATGCTGATGGCTTCCTGCTTCCCAAGTATTTCAAGGAGGCCCTGCAGCTCCGCCCTTCTCGTGAGAACCACCACCTTACTCCTATTCGGGGTGCCTGA
- the TRPT1 gene encoding tRNA 2'-phosphotransferase 1 isoform X3, whose translation MSSLGGRRQETTGPRSRRAHRPREEDRDVQLSKALSYALRHGALKLGLPMRADGFVPLDTLLQLPQFHSFSAEDVQRVVDTNRKQRFALQPGDPSTGPLIRANQGHSLQVPELELMPLETPQALPPMLVHGTFWQHWPSILLKGLSCRGRTHIHLAPGLPGDPGVISGMRPNCEVAVLIDGPLALADGIPFFRSANGVILTPGNADGFLLPKYFKEALQLRPSRKSLSLAGNEETECQSGPQA comes from the exons ATGAGCTCCCttggaggaaggaggcaggaaaccACAGGACCCAGGAGTAGAAGGGCTCACAGGCCCCGGGAAGAG GACCGAGATGTACAGCTGTCCAAGGCTTTGTCCTATGCCCTGCGTCACGGGGCTCTGAAGCTGGGGCTTCCCATGAGGGCTG ATGGCTTCGTGCCCCTGGACACCCTCCTGCAGCTGCCCCAGTTCCACAGCTTCTCTGCTGAAGATGTGCAGCGCGTGGTGGATACCAACCGGAAGCAGCGGTTTGCCCTGCAGCCAGGGGACCCCAGCACTGGCCCTCTCATCCGGGCGAATCAGGGTCACTCCCTGCAG GTACCGGAGTTGGAGCTGATGCCCCTGGAGACCCCACAGGCCTTGCCTCCCATGCTTGTCCATGGCACATTCTGGCAGCACTGGCCATCCATCCTGCTCAAGGGTCTGTCCTGCCGGGGAAGGACACATATTCACCTGGCCCCAGGActtcctggggatcctggggtcatCAGTG GCATGCGACCAAATTGTGAAGTGGCTGTGTTGATTGATGGGCCCCTGGCCCTGGCAG ATGGAATCCCCTTCTTCCGCTCTGCCAATGGAGTGATCCTGACTCCAGGGAATGCTGATGGCTTCCTGCTTCCCAAGTATTTCAAGGAGGCCCTGCAGCTCCGCCCTTCTC GAAAGTCCCTCTCCTTGGCTGGTAATGAAGAGACAGAGTGTCAGAGTGGCCCCCAAGCATAG
- the NUDT22 gene encoding uridine diphosphate glucose pyrophosphatase NUDT22, which yields MDPEVSVLLQCPPGGLPEEQVRAELSPDHDRRPLPGGDEAIAAIWESRLQAQPWLFDAPKFRLHSATLAPTGSQGPRLLLRLGLTSYRDFLGTNWASSAAWLRQQGATDWGDKQAYLADPLGVGATLATADNFLVFLRRSRQVAEAPGLVDVPGGHPEPQAVCPGDSPLHKDLPGELVVHELFSSVLQEICDEVNVPLPTLSQPLLLGIACNETSAGRASAEFYVQCSLTSEQVKKFYTSGGAEAHESTGIIFVETQRVQRLQETKLWAELCPSAKGAIFLYNQVQGSPA from the exons ATGGACCCCGAAGTGTCCGTGCTGCTGCAGTGCCCCCCGGGGGGGCTGCCAGAGGAGCAGGTGCGGGCTGAGCTGAGCCCAGACCATGACCGGCGCCCACTGCCAGGAGGGGACGAGGCCATCGCCGCCATCTGGGAGAGCCGGCTGCAGGCTCAGCCCTGGCTTTTTGACGCCCCCAAGTTCCGCCTGCATTCAGCCACCTTGGCTCCCACTGGCTCACAGGGGCCACGGCTGCTCCTGCGCCTGGGCCTCACTTCCTACCGGGACTTCCTGGGCACTAACTGGGCCAGCTCAGCTGCCTGGCTGCGACAGCAGGGGGCCACTGACTGGGGTGACAAACAAGCCTACCTGGCGGATCCGCTGGGGGTTGGTGCCACACTGGCCACTGCAGATAACTTCCTGGTCTTCCTGCGTCGGTCTCGGCAAGTGGCCGAGGCACCTGGGCTGGTGGATGTGCCTGGTGGGCACCCTGAGCCTCAG GCCGTGTGCCCTGGTGACAGCCCCCTGCACAAGGACCTCCCTGGGGAGCTGGTAGTGCATGAGCTCTTCTCCAGTGTCCTCCAAGAGATCTGTGATGAG GTGAACGTGCCACTGCCCACCCTGAGCCAGCCGCTGCTGTTGGGCATTGCCTGCAATGAGACCAGTGCCGGCCGTGCCAGTGCCGAGTTCTATGTCCA GTGCAGCCTGACTTCTGAGCAGGTAAAGAAGTTCTACACCAGTGGAGGAGCTGAGGCCCACGAGTCGACGGGAATCATCTTTGTGGAGACACAG AGAGTGCAGAGGTTGCAGGAGACCAAACTGTGGGCTGAGCTCTGCCCCTCGGCCAAAGGCGCTATCTTCCTCTACAACCAAGTCCAGGGAAGTCCCGCCTGA
- the DNAJC4 gene encoding dnaJ homolog subfamily C member 4 isoform X4: protein MHLSLWPPFISRLPVAMLSLCLCRFWPRSPSTRLFSAATRQRSGPRNYYELLGVHPGASTEEVKRAFFSKSKELHPDRDPGNPALHSRFVELSEAYQVLSHEHSRRRYDHQLSSTTPPKSPGTTVHPRAAHQAHSSSWAPPNAQYWAQFHGVRPQGPESRQQQHRHNQRVLGYCLLIMLAGMGLHYVAFSWSRCTGASWMKRIG from the exons ATGCACTTATCTTTGTGGCCTCCTTTCATCAGCCGCCTGCCAGTCGCCATGCTGTCCCTGTGCCTGTGCCGGTTCTGGCCCCGCAGCCCTTCCACCCGGCTCTTCTCGGCGGCCACCAGGCAGCG GTCTGGCCCCAGGAACTACTACGAACTGTTAGGGGTGCATCCTGGTGCCAGCACTGAAGAAGTTAAACGAGCTTTCTTCTCCAAGTCCAAAGAG CTGCACCCTGATCGGGACCCTGGGAACCCAGCCCTGCACAGCCGCTTTGTGGAGCTGAGTGAAGCGTACCAAGTGCTCAGCCATGAGCACAGCCGCCGCCGCTATGATCACCAGCTCAGCTCCACAACTCCTCCAAAGTCTCCAGGAACCACAGTCCATCCCAGGGCTGCTCATCAAGCACACAG cAGCTCCTGGGCACCCCCCAATGCACAATACTGGGCCCAGTTTCATGGTGTGAGGCCTCAGGGACCAGAGTCGAGGCAGCAGCAGCACAGACACAACCAGCGGGTGCTGGGATACTGCCTCCTGATCATGTTGGCAGGCATGGGCCTGCACTATGTTGCCTTCAG CTGGAGCAGATGCACCGGAGCTTCATGGATGAAAAGGATCGGATAA
- the VEGFB gene encoding vascular endothelial growth factor B isoform X1 — MGPLLRSLLLAALLQLAPAQGPVSQPDALSHQKKVVSWIDVYARATCQPREVVVPLTVELMGTVAKQLVPSCVTVQRCGGCCPDDGLECVPTGQHQVRMQILMIRYPSSQLGEMSLEEHSQCECRPKKRESALKPDSPRPLCPRCTQRRQRPDPRTCRCRCQRRSFLRCQGRGLELNPDTCSEAPKWHYVGPASWRSPGAGSCEGDTLLFRFSRATSLTSHPHRGGTGGNMLRIA; from the exons ATGGGCCCCCTGCTCCGCAGCCTGCTGCTCGCCGCGCTCCTGCAGCTGGCCCCCGCCCAG GGCCCTGTGTCCCAGCCTGATGCCCTCAGCCACCAGAAGAAAG TGGTGTCATGGATAGATGTATATGCCCGTGCCACCTGCCAGCCACGGGAGGTGGTAGTGCCTCTGACTGTGGAGCTCATGGGCACAGTGGCCAAGCAACTGGTGCCCAGCTGCGTGACAGTGCAACGCTGCGGTGGCTGCTGCCCTGACGATGGCCTGGAGTGCGTGCCCACTGGGCAGCACCAAGTCCGAATGCAG ATCCTCATGATTCGTTACCCAAGCAGTCAGCTGGGCGAGATGTCCCTGGAAGAACACAGCCAGTGTGAATGCAG accaaaaaagagagagagtgctctGAAGCCAGACAG ccccaggcccctctGCCCACGCTGcacccagcgccgccagcgccctgaccccaggacctgccgctgccgctgccaaCGCCGCAGCTTCCTCCGTTGCCAAGGGCGGGGCCTAGAGCTCAACCCAGACACCTGCAG TGAGGCCCCGAAGTGGCATTATGTGGGCCCGGCCAGCTGGCGCTCGCCAG gTGCCGGAAGCTGCGAAGGTGACACGTTGCTTTTCAGATTCAGCAGGGCCACTAGCCTCACAAGCCACCCCCACAGAGGTGGGACTGGGGGCAACATGTTGAGAATAGCCTAG
- the TRPT1 gene encoding tRNA 2'-phosphotransferase 1 isoform X4, giving the protein MSSLGGRRQETTGPRSRRAHRPREEDRDVQLSKALSYALRHGALKLGLPMRADGFVPLDTLLQLPQFHSFSAEDVQRVVDTNRKQRFALQPGDPSTGPLIRANQGHSLQVPELELMPLETPQALPPMLVHGTFWQHWPSILLKGMRPNCEVAVLIDGPLALADGIPFFRSANGVILTPGNADGFLLPKYFKEALQLRPSRKSLSLAGNEETECQSGPQA; this is encoded by the exons ATGAGCTCCCttggaggaaggaggcaggaaaccACAGGACCCAGGAGTAGAAGGGCTCACAGGCCCCGGGAAGAG GACCGAGATGTACAGCTGTCCAAGGCTTTGTCCTATGCCCTGCGTCACGGGGCTCTGAAGCTGGGGCTTCCCATGAGGGCTG ATGGCTTCGTGCCCCTGGACACCCTCCTGCAGCTGCCCCAGTTCCACAGCTTCTCTGCTGAAGATGTGCAGCGCGTGGTGGATACCAACCGGAAGCAGCGGTTTGCCCTGCAGCCAGGGGACCCCAGCACTGGCCCTCTCATCCGGGCGAATCAGGGTCACTCCCTGCAG GTACCGGAGTTGGAGCTGATGCCCCTGGAGACCCCACAGGCCTTGCCTCCCATGCTTGTCCATGGCACATTCTGGCAGCACTGGCCATCCATCCTGCTCAAGG GCATGCGACCAAATTGTGAAGTGGCTGTGTTGATTGATGGGCCCCTGGCCCTGGCAG ATGGAATCCCCTTCTTCCGCTCTGCCAATGGAGTGATCCTGACTCCAGGGAATGCTGATGGCTTCCTGCTTCCCAAGTATTTCAAGGAGGCCCTGCAGCTCCGCCCTTCTC GAAAGTCCCTCTCCTTGGCTGGTAATGAAGAGACAGAGTGTCAGAGTGGCCCCCAAGCATAG
- the DNAJC4 gene encoding dnaJ homolog subfamily C member 4 isoform X5, which produces MHLSLWPPFISRLPVAMLSLCLCRFWPRSPSTRLFSAATRQRSGPRNYYELLGVHPGASTEEVKRAFFSKSKELHPDRDPGNPALHSRFVELSEAYQVLSHEHSRRRYDHQLSSTTPPKSPGTTVHPRAAHQAHSSWAPPNAQYWAQFHGVRPQGPESRQQQHRHNQRVLGYCLLIMLAGMGLHYVAFSWSRCTGASWMKRIG; this is translated from the exons ATGCACTTATCTTTGTGGCCTCCTTTCATCAGCCGCCTGCCAGTCGCCATGCTGTCCCTGTGCCTGTGCCGGTTCTGGCCCCGCAGCCCTTCCACCCGGCTCTTCTCGGCGGCCACCAGGCAGCG GTCTGGCCCCAGGAACTACTACGAACTGTTAGGGGTGCATCCTGGTGCCAGCACTGAAGAAGTTAAACGAGCTTTCTTCTCCAAGTCCAAAGAG CTGCACCCTGATCGGGACCCTGGGAACCCAGCCCTGCACAGCCGCTTTGTGGAGCTGAGTGAAGCGTACCAAGTGCTCAGCCATGAGCACAGCCGCCGCCGCTATGATCACCAGCTCAGCTCCACAACTCCTCCAAAGTCTCCAGGAACCACAGTCCATCCCAGGGCTGCTCATCAAGCACACAG CTCCTGGGCACCCCCCAATGCACAATACTGGGCCCAGTTTCATGGTGTGAGGCCTCAGGGACCAGAGTCGAGGCAGCAGCAGCACAGACACAACCAGCGGGTGCTGGGATACTGCCTCCTGATCATGTTGGCAGGCATGGGCCTGCACTATGTTGCCTTCAG CTGGAGCAGATGCACCGGAGCTTCATGGATGAAAAGGATCGGATAA
- the VEGFB gene encoding vascular endothelial growth factor B isoform X2 yields the protein MGPLLRSLLLAALLQLAPAQGPVSQPDALSHQKKVVSWIDVYARATCQPREVVVPLTVELMGTVAKQLVPSCVTVQRCGGCCPDDGLECVPTGQHQVRMQILMIRYPSSQLGEMSLEEHSQCECRPKKRESALKPDRASTPHHRPQPRSIPGWDSAPGAPSPADITHPTPAPGPSAHAAPSAASALTPGPAAAAANAAASSVAKGGA from the exons ATGGGCCCCCTGCTCCGCAGCCTGCTGCTCGCCGCGCTCCTGCAGCTGGCCCCCGCCCAG GGCCCTGTGTCCCAGCCTGATGCCCTCAGCCACCAGAAGAAAG TGGTGTCATGGATAGATGTATATGCCCGTGCCACCTGCCAGCCACGGGAGGTGGTAGTGCCTCTGACTGTGGAGCTCATGGGCACAGTGGCCAAGCAACTGGTGCCCAGCTGCGTGACAGTGCAACGCTGCGGTGGCTGCTGCCCTGACGATGGCCTGGAGTGCGTGCCCACTGGGCAGCACCAAGTCCGAATGCAG ATCCTCATGATTCGTTACCCAAGCAGTCAGCTGGGCGAGATGTCCCTGGAAGAACACAGCCAGTGTGAATGCAG accaaaaaagagagagagtgctctGAAGCCAGACAG GGCTTCCACTCCCCAccaccgcccccagccccgctccaTTCCGGGCTGGGACTCTGCCCCCGGAGCACCCTCCCCAGCTGACATCACCCATCCCactccagccccaggcccctctGCCCACGCTGcacccagcgccgccagcgccctgaccccaggacctgccgctgccgctgccaaCGCCGCAGCTTCCTCCGTTGCCAAGGGCGGGGCCTAG
- the VEGFB gene encoding vascular endothelial growth factor B isoform X3 — protein sequence MGPLLRSLLLAALLQLAPAQGPVSQPDALSHQKKVVSWIDVYARATCQPREVVVPLTVELMGTVAKQLVPSCVTVQRCGGCCPDDGLECVPTGQHQVRMQILMIRYPSSQLGEMSLEEHSQCECRPKKRESALKPDSPRPLCPRCTQRRQRPDPRTCRCRCQRRSFLRCQGRGLELNPDTCRCRKLRR from the exons ATGGGCCCCCTGCTCCGCAGCCTGCTGCTCGCCGCGCTCCTGCAGCTGGCCCCCGCCCAG GGCCCTGTGTCCCAGCCTGATGCCCTCAGCCACCAGAAGAAAG TGGTGTCATGGATAGATGTATATGCCCGTGCCACCTGCCAGCCACGGGAGGTGGTAGTGCCTCTGACTGTGGAGCTCATGGGCACAGTGGCCAAGCAACTGGTGCCCAGCTGCGTGACAGTGCAACGCTGCGGTGGCTGCTGCCCTGACGATGGCCTGGAGTGCGTGCCCACTGGGCAGCACCAAGTCCGAATGCAG ATCCTCATGATTCGTTACCCAAGCAGTCAGCTGGGCGAGATGTCCCTGGAAGAACACAGCCAGTGTGAATGCAG accaaaaaagagagagagtgctctGAAGCCAGACAG ccccaggcccctctGCCCACGCTGcacccagcgccgccagcgccctgaccccaggacctgccgctgccgctgccaaCGCCGCAGCTTCCTCCGTTGCCAAGGGCGGGGCCTAGAGCTCAACCCAGACACCTGCAG gTGCCGGAAGCTGCGAAGGTGA
- the DNAJC4 gene encoding dnaJ homolog subfamily C member 4 isoform X3 yields the protein MHLSLWPPFISRLPVAMLSLCLCRFWPRSPSTRLFSAATRQRSGPRNYYELLGVHPGASTEEVKRAFFSKSKELHPDRDPGNPALHSRFVELSEAYQVLSHEHSRRRYDHQLSSTTPPKSPGTTVHPRAAHQAHSSWAPPNAQYWAQFHGVRPQGPESRQQQHRHNQRVLGYCLLIMLAGMGLHYVAFRKLEQMHRSFMDEKDRIITAIYNDTRARARANRAKLQEQLQRQRLQPPPGGPGIMPPGTGTRP from the exons ATGCACTTATCTTTGTGGCCTCCTTTCATCAGCCGCCTGCCAGTCGCCATGCTGTCCCTGTGCCTGTGCCGGTTCTGGCCCCGCAGCCCTTCCACCCGGCTCTTCTCGGCGGCCACCAGGCAGCG GTCTGGCCCCAGGAACTACTACGAACTGTTAGGGGTGCATCCTGGTGCCAGCACTGAAGAAGTTAAACGAGCTTTCTTCTCCAAGTCCAAAGAG CTGCACCCTGATCGGGACCCTGGGAACCCAGCCCTGCACAGCCGCTTTGTGGAGCTGAGTGAAGCGTACCAAGTGCTCAGCCATGAGCACAGCCGCCGCCGCTATGATCACCAGCTCAGCTCCACAACTCCTCCAAAGTCTCCAGGAACCACAGTCCATCCCAGGGCTGCTCATCAAGCACACAG CTCCTGGGCACCCCCCAATGCACAATACTGGGCCCAGTTTCATGGTGTGAGGCCTCAGGGACCAGAGTCGAGGCAGCAGCAGCACAGACACAACCAGCGGGTGCTGGGATACTGCCTCCTGATCATGTTGGCAGGCATGGGCCTGCACTATGTTGCCTTCAG GAAGCTGGAGCAGATGCACCGGAGCTTCATGGATGAAAAGGATCGGATAATCACAGCCATCTACAATGACACACGGGCCCGGGCCAG GGCCAACAGAGCCAAGCTCCAGGAGCAACTGCAGAGGCAGCGGCTGCAGCCACCACCTGGAGGCCCAGGGATCATGCCTCCGGGCACAGGCACCCGCCCGTGA
- the TRPT1 gene encoding tRNA 2'-phosphotransferase 1 isoform X1 gives MRGSLTVPTYHCSPQVLAMSSLGGRRQETTGPRSRRAHRPREEDRDVQLSKALSYALRHGALKLGLPMRADGFVPLDTLLQLPQFHSFSAEDVQRVVDTNRKQRFALQPGDPSTGPLIRANQGHSLQVPELELMPLETPQALPPMLVHGTFWQHWPSILLKGLSCRGRTHIHLAPGLPGDPGVISGMRPNCEVAVLIDGPLALADGIPFFRSANGVILTPGNADGFLLPKYFKEALQLRPSRKSLSLAGNEETECQSGPQA, from the exons ATGAGAGGGTCCTTAACAGTCCCCACCTATCACTGTTCCCCTCAGGTCTTAGCCATGAGCTCCCttggaggaaggaggcaggaaaccACAGGACCCAGGAGTAGAAGGGCTCACAGGCCCCGGGAAGAG GACCGAGATGTACAGCTGTCCAAGGCTTTGTCCTATGCCCTGCGTCACGGGGCTCTGAAGCTGGGGCTTCCCATGAGGGCTG ATGGCTTCGTGCCCCTGGACACCCTCCTGCAGCTGCCCCAGTTCCACAGCTTCTCTGCTGAAGATGTGCAGCGCGTGGTGGATACCAACCGGAAGCAGCGGTTTGCCCTGCAGCCAGGGGACCCCAGCACTGGCCCTCTCATCCGGGCGAATCAGGGTCACTCCCTGCAG GTACCGGAGTTGGAGCTGATGCCCCTGGAGACCCCACAGGCCTTGCCTCCCATGCTTGTCCATGGCACATTCTGGCAGCACTGGCCATCCATCCTGCTCAAGGGTCTGTCCTGCCGGGGAAGGACACATATTCACCTGGCCCCAGGActtcctggggatcctggggtcatCAGTG GCATGCGACCAAATTGTGAAGTGGCTGTGTTGATTGATGGGCCCCTGGCCCTGGCAG ATGGAATCCCCTTCTTCCGCTCTGCCAATGGAGTGATCCTGACTCCAGGGAATGCTGATGGCTTCCTGCTTCCCAAGTATTTCAAGGAGGCCCTGCAGCTCCGCCCTTCTC GAAAGTCCCTCTCCTTGGCTGGTAATGAAGAGACAGAGTGTCAGAGTGGCCCCCAAGCATAG
- the DNAJC4 gene encoding dnaJ homolog subfamily C member 4 isoform X2 → MHLSLWPPFISRLPVAMLSLCLCRFWPRSPSTRLFSAATRQRSGPRNYYELLGVHPGASTEEVKRAFFSKSKELHPDRDPGNPALHSRFVELSEAYQVLSHEHSRRRYDHQLSSTTPPKSPGTTVHPRAAHQAHSSSWAPPNAQYWAQFHGVRPQGPESRQQQHRHNQRVLGYCLLIMLAGMGLHYVAFRKLEQMHRSFMDEKDRIITAIYNDTRARARANRAKLQEQLQRQRLQPPPGGPGIMPPGTGTRP, encoded by the exons ATGCACTTATCTTTGTGGCCTCCTTTCATCAGCCGCCTGCCAGTCGCCATGCTGTCCCTGTGCCTGTGCCGGTTCTGGCCCCGCAGCCCTTCCACCCGGCTCTTCTCGGCGGCCACCAGGCAGCG GTCTGGCCCCAGGAACTACTACGAACTGTTAGGGGTGCATCCTGGTGCCAGCACTGAAGAAGTTAAACGAGCTTTCTTCTCCAAGTCCAAAGAG CTGCACCCTGATCGGGACCCTGGGAACCCAGCCCTGCACAGCCGCTTTGTGGAGCTGAGTGAAGCGTACCAAGTGCTCAGCCATGAGCACAGCCGCCGCCGCTATGATCACCAGCTCAGCTCCACAACTCCTCCAAAGTCTCCAGGAACCACAGTCCATCCCAGGGCTGCTCATCAAGCACACAG cAGCTCCTGGGCACCCCCCAATGCACAATACTGGGCCCAGTTTCATGGTGTGAGGCCTCAGGGACCAGAGTCGAGGCAGCAGCAGCACAGACACAACCAGCGGGTGCTGGGATACTGCCTCCTGATCATGTTGGCAGGCATGGGCCTGCACTATGTTGCCTTCAG GAAGCTGGAGCAGATGCACCGGAGCTTCATGGATGAAAAGGATCGGATAATCACAGCCATCTACAATGACACACGGGCCCGGGCCAG GGCCAACAGAGCCAAGCTCCAGGAGCAACTGCAGAGGCAGCGGCTGCAGCCACCACCTGGAGGCCCAGGGATCATGCCTCCGGGCACAGGCACCCGCCCGTGA